A single Arachnia propionica DNA region contains:
- a CDS encoding LysR substrate-binding domain-containing protein, whose translation MNLRDLEYLVAVADQRSFRSAAAACGVSQPTLSVQLRKLDEELGVVLIDRAASRPVLTPIGQRVVGRARAVLAEAEAIRVIARDATGATTQLRLGVFPTLGPYLLPHVLPHAGKRFPNLQLLLTEEKTQQLVTMLRSGGLDAALIAIPADDPHLEVRPLFREEFVLATPAGHPLMDGTGGSLRESPPIPPARVAEHELLVLGEGHCLGGQVQRWASEHRVRLRKDYRATSLETMRHMIASGSGLSLLPAMTVLPPVPPAPGLALRRIAPPAPSRDIALVWPRTSPRAATLEALAPALIPSVALVQEL comes from the coding sequence ATGAACCTGAGGGATCTGGAATACCTCGTGGCGGTGGCCGACCAGCGGAGTTTCCGCTCGGCGGCCGCCGCCTGTGGGGTCTCGCAGCCGACCCTGTCAGTCCAGCTCCGCAAACTCGATGAGGAACTCGGAGTCGTCCTGATCGACCGTGCCGCGTCCCGCCCGGTGCTGACCCCGATCGGTCAGCGGGTGGTGGGACGGGCGCGGGCGGTACTGGCCGAGGCCGAGGCGATACGGGTGATCGCTCGGGACGCGACGGGCGCCACCACCCAGCTGCGGCTGGGGGTCTTCCCCACCCTCGGTCCGTACCTACTGCCTCACGTCCTGCCCCACGCCGGGAAGCGGTTCCCGAATCTTCAGTTGCTGCTGACCGAGGAGAAGACCCAACAGCTGGTGACGATGCTGCGCTCGGGAGGGCTGGACGCTGCGCTGATCGCCATACCCGCCGATGACCCCCACCTGGAGGTGCGTCCCCTCTTCCGTGAAGAGTTCGTCCTGGCAACCCCCGCCGGACATCCACTGATGGATGGGACTGGCGGGAGTCTCCGGGAAAGCCCTCCCATCCCGCCGGCCCGCGTGGCCGAGCACGAACTGCTGGTCCTGGGCGAGGGACACTGCCTGGGCGGCCAGGTGCAGCGGTGGGCCTCCGAACACCGGGTTCGGCTGCGGAAGGACTACCGCGCCACGAGCCTCGAGACCATGCGCCACATGATTGCTTCCGGCAGCGGCCTCAGCCTGCTGCCGGCCATGACGGTCCTACCCCCCGTCCCGCCGGCCCCCGGCCTGGCGTTGCGCCGGATCGCCCCTCCCGCGCCCAGCCGGGACATCGCGCTGGTGTGGCCCCGCACATCACCCCGCGCGGCCACCCTCGAGGCGCTGGCGCCCGCCCTGATCCCCTCCGTCGCCCTGGTCCAGGAGCTGTGA
- a CDS encoding MarR family winged helix-turn-helix transcriptional regulator, protein MTKVEWLDDDQQRIWRAWLRATHRIQSYLDTDLRLAGLDLAEYEILVTLSEAPGQQLRMSELAHAVSQSRSRLTHTVKRLEARGHAERTNCADDGRGVLASLTTEGMSFLTQVAPGHVAAVRRILIDAIEPGDLKALGRACDAILAVPDYDEHP, encoded by the coding sequence GTGACCAAGGTTGAATGGCTGGACGACGATCAGCAGCGGATCTGGCGCGCTTGGCTGCGCGCCACTCATCGCATACAGAGTTATCTTGACACGGACCTCCGGTTGGCCGGTTTGGACCTGGCGGAATACGAGATACTGGTTACGCTCTCGGAGGCCCCAGGCCAACAGTTACGGATGAGCGAGCTCGCCCACGCGGTCAGCCAGTCCCGTTCCCGCTTGACACACACCGTTAAACGCCTTGAGGCCAGGGGACATGCGGAACGCACCAACTGCGCCGACGACGGGCGGGGGGTACTGGCCTCGTTGACGACGGAGGGCATGAGTTTCCTAACGCAAGTCGCCCCCGGACACGTGGCGGCGGTACGCCGGATCCTGATAGACGCCATTGAGCCCGGGGACCTGAAGGCCTTGGGCCGCGCCTGCGACGCCATCCTGGCGGTACCGGACTACGATGAGCATCCGTGA
- the ahpC gene encoding alkyl hydroperoxide reductase subunit C, translating into MSLINTPIKPFATTAYRSGAFVDVSSDDFQGKWNIVFFYPADFTFVCPTELADLQGIYAELQSLGVEVYSVSRDSHFVHKAWHETSPEIGTLEFAMLGDVNGVITNNFDNARPDSGLADRSTYLIDPDGIIQYIETTPEGVGRNATELLRKVKAAQYVRNHPGEVCPAKWEEGEETLTPSFDLVGKI; encoded by the coding sequence ATGTCCTTGATCAACACCCCGATCAAACCCTTCGCCACGACCGCCTACCGCTCCGGTGCCTTCGTGGATGTCTCCAGCGATGACTTCCAGGGCAAGTGGAACATCGTCTTCTTCTACCCCGCCGACTTCACCTTCGTGTGCCCGACCGAACTGGCCGACCTCCAGGGCATCTACGCCGAGCTCCAGTCCCTGGGCGTCGAGGTCTACTCGGTGAGCCGCGACTCCCACTTCGTCCACAAGGCGTGGCACGAGACCTCCCCCGAGATCGGCACCCTTGAGTTCGCGATGCTCGGTGACGTCAACGGCGTGATCACCAACAACTTCGACAACGCCCGCCCCGACTCCGGCCTGGCCGACCGCTCCACCTACCTCATCGACCCCGACGGCATCATCCAGTACATCGAGACCACCCCCGAGGGCGTGGGCCGCAACGCCACCGAGCTGCTCCGCAAGGTCAAGGCCGCCCAGTACGTCCGCAACCACCCCGGCGAGGTCTGCCCCGCCAAGTGGGAGGAGGGCGAGGAAACCCTCACCCCGTCCTTCGACCTGGTCGGCAAGATCTGA
- a CDS encoding AMP-dependent synthetase/ligase yields MSLQEELLSFANSVGDMFRRRVAETPDGLAFLDPDRAPEGPNQWTRYTWAESRLLVDQLAAGLLARGLSREQRVGIISTTRLEWILLDLAVACAAGATTTVYPNTAAGDVEFILDDSGTCIVVVEDATQLAKVEASPTLRAAVHTIVVIDAAHVELNDRVISYTQLQLLGAEQLKQNPGIVDEAIASTDHDTLSTLIYTSGTTGQPKGVRLNHASWIYEGSGTKYWKIIDDSDLQYLWLPLSHVFGKALIACQIAYGFASAVDGRIDRIVDGLGEVKPTFMCGAPRIFEKVRAAVMTANTGLKDRISRWAFAVGRDSRGYRLSGLPMPGSLALKYRVADALVFSKLKAKLGGRMKFMISGSAKLSAQVQEWFYSAGLLIVEGYGSTETSAIAFLNVPAEPRFGSVGKVMPGIETKLAEDGEVLLRGPIITPGYHNLPDITAEVFSDGWYHTGDLGEFDAEGNLTITDRKKDLFKTSGGKYVAPQKVEGAITANIPYISQAIAVGDGRKYCSALLVLDPALLRTWAEKRQLGHLSYAELSQRPEIRASIEKQMAKANARLERWETVKRFAILDHELTVDNDGVTPNMKIRRAAVTKRYGDIVDSLYDAEE; encoded by the coding sequence ATGAGTCTTCAGGAAGAACTGCTCAGCTTCGCCAACTCGGTCGGCGATATGTTCCGGCGTCGAGTGGCCGAGACCCCCGACGGCCTGGCCTTCCTCGACCCTGACCGGGCGCCGGAGGGCCCGAACCAGTGGACCCGGTACACGTGGGCGGAATCGCGGCTGCTGGTGGACCAGCTCGCGGCCGGGCTACTGGCCCGGGGACTGTCCCGCGAACAGCGGGTGGGGATAATCTCCACCACCAGGCTCGAGTGGATCCTGCTCGATCTGGCCGTGGCCTGCGCGGCGGGCGCCACCACGACGGTCTACCCGAACACGGCGGCGGGGGACGTGGAGTTCATCCTGGATGACTCGGGAACCTGCATCGTGGTGGTAGAGGACGCGACCCAGCTCGCGAAGGTGGAGGCCAGCCCCACCCTGAGGGCCGCCGTTCACACCATCGTCGTCATCGATGCCGCCCACGTGGAGTTGAACGACCGGGTCATCTCCTACACGCAGCTGCAGCTTCTCGGCGCGGAACAGTTGAAACAGAATCCCGGGATCGTCGACGAGGCCATCGCATCCACCGACCACGACACCCTCTCCACTCTCATCTACACCTCCGGCACGACGGGGCAGCCGAAGGGGGTGCGGCTCAACCACGCCTCCTGGATCTACGAGGGTTCGGGAACCAAGTACTGGAAGATCATCGACGACTCCGACCTGCAATACCTGTGGCTGCCGCTCAGTCACGTTTTCGGGAAGGCGCTGATCGCCTGCCAGATCGCCTACGGGTTCGCCTCCGCCGTGGACGGGCGGATCGACCGGATCGTCGACGGCCTGGGTGAGGTCAAACCGACGTTCATGTGCGGCGCCCCCCGCATCTTCGAGAAGGTGCGGGCCGCCGTCATGACCGCCAACACGGGTCTGAAGGACCGGATCTCCCGCTGGGCCTTCGCCGTGGGGCGCGACTCCCGCGGCTACCGGCTCTCCGGGCTTCCGATGCCCGGTTCCCTGGCGTTGAAGTACCGGGTGGCCGACGCTTTGGTGTTCTCCAAGCTCAAGGCGAAGCTCGGGGGGCGGATGAAATTCATGATCTCCGGTTCGGCGAAGCTCTCCGCCCAGGTGCAGGAGTGGTTCTACTCGGCGGGCCTGCTGATCGTCGAGGGTTACGGTTCCACGGAAACCTCCGCCATCGCCTTCCTGAACGTTCCCGCCGAGCCGCGTTTCGGATCGGTGGGCAAGGTGATGCCCGGGATCGAGACGAAACTCGCCGAGGACGGGGAGGTGCTGCTGCGCGGACCCATCATCACCCCCGGATATCACAACCTGCCCGACATCACGGCGGAGGTGTTCAGCGACGGCTGGTACCACACCGGTGACCTGGGTGAGTTCGACGCCGAGGGCAACCTGACCATCACCGACCGCAAGAAAGACCTGTTCAAGACCTCGGGCGGCAAATACGTCGCCCCGCAGAAGGTCGAGGGTGCGATCACCGCGAACATTCCCTACATCTCGCAGGCCATCGCGGTGGGGGACGGACGCAAGTACTGCTCCGCGCTGCTGGTGCTCGACCCGGCACTGCTCCGGACCTGGGCGGAGAAACGCCAGCTCGGGCACCTGAGCTACGCCGAACTCAGCCAGCGCCCCGAGATCCGTGCCTCGATCGAGAAACAAATGGCGAAGGCCAATGCGCGTCTCGAACGCTGGGAGACCGTGAAGCGTTTCGCGATCCTCGATCACGAACTCACGGTCGACAACGACGGGGTCACCCCCAACATGAAGATCCGCCGCGCGGCGGTGACGAAACGCTACGGCGACATCGTCGACTCCCTCTACGACGCGGAGGAGTGA
- the ahpF gene encoding alkyl hydroperoxide reductase subunit F has protein sequence MLDANATAQLKKYLELVSLPLELAASLDDSPASAKMRELLGEIAALSPLVSVVEESNPRTPSFAIRRAGTEIEVRFAGLPMGHEFSSLVLALVQVGGHAPRLDEETAEAVRRLEGGEFVTYMSLTCQNCPTVVQALNTMSVLNPRIRHVAVEGGAFKDEVEALGIKAVPAIYKDGQLFGQGRMDVADFVARLDSGAGARIAEALDAKDPFEVLVVGGGPAGATAAIYSARKALRTGLVAARFGGQVLDTMAIENFISVPHTEGPRLGAALEEHVRSHDVDITTGVKASALHPAGEDGLIAVDIEGGGTLRARSVVLATGAHYRTMGVPGEEEYRNKGVTFCPHCDGPLFKDRPVAVIGGGNSGIEAAIDLAQVASHVTVVEFLDVLKADAVLVNTLRSLPNVDVLTSTRVVEVVGDGSQVIGLDVEDRTSGQVRRLDLEGVFVQIGLLPDTGWLDGVIERNRAGEIVVDQRGATSLPGVFAAGDCANTPYKQIVISLGSGATAALSAFDHLIRSREEADTPAAATLRA, from the coding sequence GTGCTGGACGCCAACGCCACCGCACAGCTCAAGAAGTACCTGGAGCTCGTCTCGCTCCCGCTCGAACTCGCCGCCTCGCTCGACGACTCCCCCGCCTCCGCCAAGATGCGTGAACTCCTCGGCGAGATCGCGGCCCTCAGCCCCCTCGTGAGCGTCGTCGAGGAATCCAACCCCCGCACCCCCTCCTTCGCGATCCGGCGCGCCGGCACCGAGATCGAGGTCCGGTTCGCGGGACTGCCCATGGGACACGAGTTCTCCTCACTGGTGCTCGCCCTGGTCCAGGTCGGCGGCCACGCCCCTCGCCTGGACGAGGAGACCGCCGAGGCGGTGCGCCGGCTCGAAGGGGGAGAATTCGTCACCTACATGTCCCTGACGTGCCAGAACTGCCCGACCGTGGTTCAGGCCCTCAACACCATGAGCGTCCTCAACCCGAGGATCCGTCACGTGGCGGTCGAGGGCGGCGCCTTCAAGGACGAGGTGGAGGCGCTCGGCATCAAGGCGGTTCCCGCTATCTACAAGGACGGGCAGCTGTTCGGCCAGGGTCGCATGGATGTCGCGGACTTCGTCGCCCGCCTCGATTCCGGGGCCGGCGCGCGCATCGCCGAGGCCCTTGACGCGAAGGACCCGTTCGAGGTCCTGGTCGTCGGGGGCGGCCCCGCGGGGGCGACGGCAGCCATCTACTCCGCCCGCAAGGCGCTGCGCACCGGCCTGGTCGCCGCGCGATTCGGCGGGCAGGTCCTCGACACCATGGCCATCGAGAACTTCATCTCGGTGCCCCACACCGAGGGTCCGCGGCTCGGGGCCGCCCTGGAGGAGCACGTCCGCTCCCACGACGTGGACATCACCACGGGGGTGAAGGCCTCGGCGCTGCACCCGGCGGGCGAGGACGGATTGATCGCAGTCGACATCGAGGGCGGCGGAACGCTGCGTGCCCGCAGCGTCGTCCTGGCGACGGGCGCCCACTACCGGACCATGGGCGTCCCCGGCGAAGAGGAGTACCGGAACAAGGGTGTGACCTTCTGCCCGCACTGCGACGGCCCCCTGTTCAAGGACAGGCCGGTTGCGGTGATCGGTGGCGGCAACTCGGGCATCGAGGCCGCCATCGACCTGGCGCAGGTCGCCTCGCACGTGACGGTGGTGGAGTTCCTCGATGTCCTCAAGGCCGATGCCGTGCTGGTGAACACGCTGCGCTCCCTGCCCAACGTCGACGTCCTGACCTCGACGCGGGTGGTGGAGGTCGTCGGTGACGGCTCCCAGGTGATCGGCCTGGATGTCGAGGACCGCACCTCCGGGCAGGTGCGGCGCCTGGATCTGGAGGGGGTCTTCGTCCAGATCGGGCTCCTGCCCGACACCGGCTGGCTGGACGGCGTGATCGAACGCAACCGTGCGGGCGAGATCGTCGTCGATCAGCGCGGCGCCACCTCCCTGCCCGGGGTATTCGCCGCCGGTGACTGCGCCAACACCCCCTACAAGCAGATCGTCATCTCGCTGGGTTCCGGGGCCACTGCGGCACTGTCCGCTTTCGACCACCTGATCCGTTCGCGGGAGGAGGCGGACACCCCCGCCGCTGCTACCCTCCGGGCATGA
- a CDS encoding acyl-CoA thioesterase encodes MFRTTIALRWSDLDAQGHVNNAVIADYLQEARTAFFRAGPCSGLLDSGVVVVGHRISYLAPITYSDAGIGAEVAITRLGGARFDVAYALFQDATPVARARTVLCPFDFETQQPTRLALTDREWLAEHRAEVEPMRHIDVPDLGRNGSVTPCPVRWSDLDSYGHVNNVKVLDYLMQARIAATTSWSPAMVRSGTRKAPLNWLIARQDVDYINQITHRMDPYAVRTAPAALGHTSVTLAAEIFNPDDGTTFARGRTILVAADGEGKPVALPEEVRKDLTKRLID; translated from the coding sequence GTGTTCCGCACCACGATCGCGCTGCGCTGGTCCGATCTTGATGCCCAAGGGCACGTCAACAACGCCGTCATCGCCGACTACCTCCAGGAGGCGCGGACCGCGTTCTTCAGGGCGGGGCCGTGCTCCGGGCTGCTGGACTCCGGGGTCGTGGTGGTCGGTCACCGGATCAGCTACCTGGCGCCGATCACCTACTCGGACGCCGGGATCGGCGCGGAGGTGGCGATTACCCGGCTGGGCGGTGCTCGGTTCGACGTGGCCTACGCACTCTTCCAGGACGCGACGCCGGTGGCCCGGGCCCGAACGGTGCTGTGCCCGTTCGACTTCGAGACCCAACAACCGACCCGCCTCGCCCTTACCGACAGGGAATGGCTGGCCGAGCACCGGGCGGAGGTGGAGCCCATGCGCCACATCGACGTCCCGGATCTCGGTCGGAACGGGTCGGTGACGCCCTGCCCGGTGCGCTGGTCGGATCTGGATTCCTACGGGCACGTCAACAACGTCAAGGTCCTCGACTACCTGATGCAGGCGCGGATAGCCGCAACCACCTCGTGGAGCCCCGCCATGGTGCGTTCCGGAACCCGGAAGGCCCCGCTGAACTGGCTGATCGCCCGCCAGGACGTCGACTACATCAACCAGATCACCCACCGGATGGACCCCTACGCGGTGCGCACCGCTCCCGCGGCGCTCGGCCACACCTCCGTGACTCTCGCGGCCGAGATCTTCAACCCCGACGACGGCACCACCTTCGCCCGTGGTCGCACCATCCTGGTCGCCGCGGACGGGGAGGGGAAGCCCGTAGCGCTGCCCGAGGAGGTGCGAAAGGACCTGACGAAGCGGCTGATCGATTGA